CTTACAACTTTATTAACAAGCTTTCCATTAAACCAAAGACCACCTGTTGTGTCGAGGAACTGCTTCATTTGAGCTGGTACATTCCCAAAACGTGTTGGTACGCTGAAAATAATTGCATCCGCCCACTCTAGATCATCAAGTTTTACTTCAGGGACATCTTTAGTTTCCTCTAAATGACTTTTCCACGCTTGATTCGATTCAATTGCTTCTTTTGGAGCAAGCTCAGGAACTTTTAGAACCTTTACTTCTGCTCCAGTTTCTTTTGCGCCTTGCTCTGCCCATTGTAGTTCGTACCTGTTGAACTGTAATAAATGATTGCTAGTTTAACGCTTGACATTCATCATCTCTCCCTTTTCATTGAAAAAATAAATTGAGGTATGTATAAAACAACCTTTAGTATAGATATTTCGTTCTTACACATTCTTTACCACAATTTATAAATTGTAATCATGTTTTTTGATTAAATAAGAAAAGCAACGCTTCTTTGGGAGCGCTGCTTTCTTATCTTAAAGTTGTTCTTTTAGTACAGAAATTGCTTTTTCAAGTTGAGTGTCGTTATCTTTTATTTTGTTTTGAATTAATTCGATTATTTTTATTGTTGTATCTTTTGTTATTTCCCCATCAACAGTTAGGCCTTGGTCTTCTTGAAATTGTTTTACCACGTTTTCTGTGTTTGCATCAAAATATCCTTTTTCACTTACATCATTATAGCCAAGAGCTTTTAACATTTGTTGTGCTGCGTTCACTTCAGGTGTTGAATCTCCTAATTTTAAAACATTGTCAGGATTAATATAAGGAAGATTAGCATATGCCGGAAGTTCAACTTTTACTGTTGGCTCGATTCCCTTTTCATGAATCCAAGATCCATCTGGTGTTAACCATTTTGCTGTTGTATATTTAACAGAGGAAGAATCATCAAATGCTTTTGCTGTTTGTACAGTTCCCTTGCCAAACGTTTTTTCTCCAACTAAAGGAATTCCAGCAGACTGATGAAGAGCAGCAGCCATAATTTCTCCTGCACTTGCTGTCCCACCATCTATAATAACTGTTACTGGTAAAGTAACTACTTTATTATTTTCTGCTTTATACACTTCTTTTGCGCCTGTCCGATCTTCGACTTGTAAAATATTTTCACCTTTATCTACAAACAAATCAGACATCAAAAGAGCTTGGTCCATCAATCCGCCAGGATTTTGACGCAGATCAAGTACTAGACCTTTTACATTTTTACCTTGTAGTTCTTTTAGTGCATTAGAAAGTTCTTCACCTGTTGTTTCCGAGAACTTTGTAATTTGTATTTTACCAATATTATCTTCTATTACCTCATAATAAACAGTTTCTAGAGGAATTGTGTCTCGTGTAATCGTAAATGTTAATTCACCAACACCAGCTCGTTGTACCAAGAGGTTAACTTTTGTTCCTTTTTCCCCTCTTATCTTCAAAACCGCCTCATTAACTGAGAGTCCTTCAACTGATTCGTCATTTACTTTAAGAATGACATCTTTAGGTTTTAATCCAACTTCTTCTGCAGGAGATCCTTTTATTGGTGAAACAATCATAATGCTCCCATTGCTTTCTTGGATTTCAGCACCAATACCTTCAAACGATGATGAAATGTTTTCACTAAAGCTTTTTGCTTCTTCAACATCCATGTAGACAGAGTATGGATCCTCCAGTGAATCGACCATTCCTTTGATGGCGCCTTCTACTAACTTAGTCGTGTCAACATCTTTGTAATAATTTGATTGTAAAATATCGTAAGTAGACCGCAATTTCGAAAATGGATCATCAGGATTACTTGAAACACTTTCCCGAGGTTGTACAACACTATAGGTAATTCCTGCTGTAATAATTGCTGTCACGATAACTGAAATAAGTAATTTACTATTCTTCACTGCTAATCTGCACCACCTTTATGTATGTACTTATTATGTCTAAGGTACAAGAATACGTCAATTATTTTGAAGGAAAGAAGAATTTCTATTTCGTAGGAACCACTTTCTTCATGCTTAACCCCAGGCATTTACCTATATTCAGTTCATTCATTTTGTTTACACAAAATTCACAAATTATTTACGTTTATAAATTATTGTCAAGACTAATGCTTGTCATAACATATATTCTCAAATACACCTTTTTAAGCAACAAAGTAAAGTTGCACAATATAAACATGTCCTTCATAAAGTTCCTAAAAATCAGTACTTTTAAACATTTTTCTGCGTTCGACAAAAACCACGATACTTTTTTATTAATTTATTGTAAAGTTTATTACACGAATGTAAATGCAAGGAGGTATTCATATGCAATTAGCAGACTACATCGGAAAAACAGATTTTGATTTAATTCATTTTTCTATATCACTAGCAAAGGAAATTGATTGTAAAATAAAAAACAAGGTGTTTTTTTATCAAAATCAAGTTTCCAACTATATAAATGATAAGATTGATCATTTTATCCATACTTTACATGTAAAAAGTGCTCTAGAATTTATTTATAAAGTTGAAATTCTCAAGATGTTAAAACCAAAATTAGACTTACTGTTTGAAAAACATCGTTTATTATCCTGTGTGTAATCACCAGTCCATCAGTTTCTGAATACTATTAGGTAGAAACTGAATGGAGGTTTGGTTTGTGAATTATTTACAAATGCTTTCTGTGTTAGGAGTTGGTGGAGCTCATCCAGGTGGTCTATTATTAACAAAGTCTATTTTCGAAAAAGAGCAATTTCCGATACCTTCTAAGATACTTGATGCTGGCTGTGGTACAGGACAAAGCTCTAGTTACCTTTATCAGTTAGGGTATGAAGTAAAAGGACTAGATAAAGATCCAGTTATGATT
This genomic stretch from Metabacillus sp. B2-18 harbors:
- a CDS encoding S41 family peptidase; the protein is MKNSKLLISVIVTAIITAGITYSVVQPRESVSSNPDDPFSKLRSTYDILQSNYYKDVDTTKLVEGAIKGMVDSLEDPYSVYMDVEEAKSFSENISSSFEGIGAEIQESNGSIMIVSPIKGSPAEEVGLKPKDVILKVNDESVEGLSVNEAVLKIRGEKGTKVNLLVQRAGVGELTFTITRDTIPLETVYYEVIEDNIGKIQITKFSETTGEELSNALKELQGKNVKGLVLDLRQNPGGLMDQALLMSDLFVDKGENILQVEDRTGAKEVYKAENNKVVTLPVTVIIDGGTASAGEIMAAALHQSAGIPLVGEKTFGKGTVQTAKAFDDSSSVKYTTAKWLTPDGSWIHEKGIEPTVKVELPAYANLPYINPDNVLKLGDSTPEVNAAQQMLKALGYNDVSEKGYFDANTENVVKQFQEDQGLTVDGEITKDTTIKIIELIQNKIKDNDTQLEKAISVLKEQL